In a single window of the Candidatus Nezhaarchaeales archaeon genome:
- a CDS encoding cation-efflux pump, translating to MSSDKEKLGALKISTFTIASVVIVEMVLGLVVGSLAILSDGVHALLDTLTMFMLFLATKASLKPPDERHMYGHEKIESIGGLISGIVLIGIALLIMYEAVLRIIRNASVNLDLTSIGFIAIGYTLCVDFIRIGVFRKSTKSESPTVKVGFYHALADFSSTILALLGFSLATIGSYPSSDAFASIALSILLIYLSVRVIWSSGMELSDAVSKDVVEKVRKEIASTKGVSRIENLRVRKAGIKTFVEAAVKVPDYLSLEESHALASEIEEKLKRLLKNAEAVIHVEPLAKEMPIEKLVEKLVKGVKGVIEAHEVNAVYVHGKLHITLHAYVDPKLSVHEAHELAGRIENKLKERIENIENVTVHVEPFNEKLQRGPALDEKEVQKIIYETVKRLQEISAVERIVTYVADGKRYINIDCCFASQISIEEAHKVASKIENEIKKKFTETIVTVHVEPRKN from the coding sequence ATGTCTAGTGACAAAGAGAAGCTTGGAGCTTTAAAAATTTCGACGTTTACCATAGCGAGCGTCGTTATTGTAGAAATGGTTTTAGGCCTTGTTGTAGGCAGTTTAGCGATTTTAAGCGATGGAGTACATGCACTACTTGACACCTTAACGATGTTTATGCTATTTCTCGCTACAAAGGCTTCTCTTAAACCGCCTGATGAAAGGCATATGTACGGTCATGAGAAAATAGAATCAATAGGCGGTTTAATTAGTGGAATCGTTCTTATCGGTATAGCGCTATTAATAATGTATGAGGCAGTATTAAGGATTATACGGAACGCGTCTGTTAATTTGGATTTAACATCTATTGGTTTCATCGCGATAGGCTATACGTTATGCGTAGACTTCATTAGAATCGGTGTTTTTAGAAAATCGACTAAAAGCGAGAGCCCCACGGTGAAGGTTGGATTTTACCATGCGCTAGCGGACTTCAGCTCCACAATACTTGCTCTCTTAGGATTTAGCTTGGCAACAATAGGATCCTATCCGAGCTCCGATGCATTCGCATCCATTGCCCTAAGCATTCTACTAATCTATTTAAGCGTTAGAGTTATCTGGAGCAGCGGAATGGAGTTAAGTGACGCTGTATCAAAAGATGTTGTAGAAAAAGTTAGAAAGGAAATAGCGTCCACGAAAGGGGTTTCTAGGATTGAAAACCTTAGAGTTAGAAAAGCTGGGATTAAAACGTTCGTAGAAGCCGCCGTAAAAGTTCCGGACTATTTAAGCTTAGAGGAGTCTCACGCATTAGCCTCGGAAATAGAGGAAAAATTAAAACGTCTCCTGAAAAACGCTGAAGCCGTAATCCATGTCGAACCGTTAGCGAAAGAAATGCCGATAGAAAAACTTGTTGAAAAACTGGTAAAGGGGGTTAAAGGCGTAATAGAGGCCCACGAAGTAAACGCCGTTTACGTTCATGGTAAATTACACATAACGCTGCATGCATACGTCGATCCAAAACTTTCAGTACATGAAGCCCATGAGTTAGCTGGAAGAATAGAGAATAAATTGAAGGAGAGAATAGAGAATATCGAGAACGTCACCGTTCACGTAGAACCTTTTAACGAAAAGCTTCAAAGGGGGCCAGCTTTAGACGAAAAGGAGGTTCAGAAAATAATATACGAAACAGTAAAAAGACTCCAAGAAATCTCCGCCGTAGAGCGAATAGTAACCTACGTTGCTGACGGAAAACGCTACATAAATATAGATTGCTGTTTCGCGAGCCAAATATCGATTGAAGAAGCCCATAAAGTTGCGTCAAAAATTGAAAATGAAATAAAGAAAAAGTTTACGGAAACGATCGTAACCGTCCACGTAGAGCCAAGGAAGAATTAA
- a CDS encoding HEPN domain-containing protein, translated as MRVEVEWWLKQSKRDLKMAEELFKSGFFEGAAYHSHQAGEKALKALVIHKRGYHLTHSCKFLLDQLRIQGLEVNESLYGYARELDVHYLTSRYPNAASAPPYELYDGAKAKELIESARRLLSFVEENLK; from the coding sequence GTGAGAGTAGAAGTTGAATGGTGGCTTAAACAGTCTAAAAGGGATCTTAAAATGGCTGAGGAACTCTTTAAATCAGGGTTTTTCGAAGGAGCTGCGTACCATTCACATCAAGCAGGGGAGAAGGCGTTAAAGGCCCTCGTAATTCATAAGCGCGGCTATCATTTAACCCATTCCTGCAAGTTCCTTCTAGACCAGCTTAGGATTCAAGGTTTAGAAGTTAACGAATCACTATACGGTTATGCGAGGGAACTGGACGTACATTACTTAACGTCAAGATACCCTAACGCCGCAAGCGCACCTCCTTACGAGCTCTACGATGGGGCTAAGGCTAAGGAGCTTATTGAAAGCGCGAGGAGGCTATTAAGCTTCGTCGAGGAGAACCTTAAATGA
- a CDS encoding nucleotidyltransferase domain-containing protein, producing the protein MIEDKLSDAISKLAGKVGLRVNSIVLFGSRGKAEELPWSDVDLLIISEGFSNMKRWDRVRLVLENWDYEKPVEPVCLAPNEVSETNPFIWEVCREGVAVMDDGTFNALRTKCLKYLDENGFQRIKYGYVKRR; encoded by the coding sequence ATGATTGAGGATAAGCTAAGCGACGCCATCTCTAAACTAGCGGGTAAAGTAGGGCTAAGGGTAAACTCAATAGTCCTCTTCGGATCTCGCGGTAAGGCCGAGGAGTTGCCATGGAGCGACGTCGACCTCCTCATAATATCCGAGGGTTTTTCAAACATGAAAAGATGGGATAGAGTAAGACTAGTTTTAGAGAATTGGGATTACGAGAAACCGGTGGAACCCGTTTGCCTCGCCCCGAACGAAGTTTCAGAGACGAACCCGTTTATCTGGGAGGTTTGTAGGGAGGGAGTGGCCGTCATGGACGACGGCACCTTCAACGCGCTTAGAACCAAATGCCTAAAGTACCTCGATGAAAACGGTTTTCAAAGGATTAAATACGGTTACGTTAAAAGGCGGTAA